The Vibrio crassostreae genomic interval GTTCTTAAGCAAAATATTTTGACAAATATCAAAAAAAATTGAGAGCGAGTGAAAAACTTGCCCATAATTTGCGTTCTATCTCTCAGCTAGACGCCTTTTTTATCCATGTGAGCAAAGCGACAAACGAATGTTTGTTGTTTGTTATCCCTCTAACTACTCGGTGAGCTGTCGTTATTCTTTTTCGCGGTTATCCAATATGTCACAGCCTTATCAACAAGGCCGAGTAGATACATAGAATTTATCGGTTGGAGTAATCGAGCCGAACCCCATTTATTCATTTTGTAGAGGATTGTCATTGTGACAAAAATTATCGTAGTAGGCGGCGGTGCTGGTGGTTTAGAGCTAGCAACTAAGCTAGGCCGAACTTTAGGTCGTAAGAAGCGTGCCCAGATCACTCTGGTAGACCGTAAAGCAAGCCACCTATGGAAACCATTACTTCATGAAGTAGCAACTGGCTCACTGGATGAAGGTGTTGATGCATTAAGCTACCGCGCACATGCAAAAAACCATTACTTCGACTTCCAAATGGGCAGCCTGAACGACATCGATCGTGAACGTAAAGTGATTGCACTGAGCGAACTGAAAGATGAGCACGGCGAATTGCTGATGCCAAGTCGTGAACTTGAATACGACATTCTTGTTATGGCACTAGGTTCAACGTCGAACGACTTCAACACTCCAGGTGTTCGTGACAACTGTATTTTCCTTGATAGCCCAGAACAAGCGCACCGTTTCCGTACTGAAATGAATAACCAGTTCTTAAAGCTTCACGCTAAGAACGGTCAAGGTACGGTAGACATCGCGATTGTTGGCGCGGGTGCAACAGGTGTTGAGCTTTCTGCAGAGCTACATAACGCAGTAAAAGAGCTTCGTACTTACGGCTTCGGTGATCTAGATTCAAGCAAGCTGAACGTGAACCTAGTTGAAGCGGGTGAGCGTATTCTTCCGGCTCTACCTCCTCGTATTTCAAGCGCAGCACACTCTGAGCTAACGAAGCTTGGTGTGAATGTTCGTACTAATACTATGGTGACTCAGGCGGACTCTGACGGCCTAACAACCAAAGATGGCGACAAGATCCCAGCACAAATCATGGTATGGGCAGCAGGTATCAAAGCACCAGACTTCATGAAAGATATCGGTGGTCTTGAAACCAACCGTATCAACCAGTTGGTTGTGAAAAACACGCTGCAAACAACACTGGATGACAACATCTTTGCTATCGGTGACTTGGCACAATGTACCCAAGCAGATGGTTCATTTGTTCCACCACGTGCACAAGCGGCTCACCAAATGGCAAGCTGTGCATTCAGCAACATCATTGCTAAGCTGAACGGTCGTGACCTAAAAGACTACATCTACAAAGATAAGGGCTCACTGGTTTCGTTAAGCCGTTTCTCTACCGTAGGTAGCTTGATGGGTAACCTAACTAAAGGTTCGATGATGGTTGAAGGTCGTATTGCTCGTGTGGTTTACATCTCTTTGTACCGCATGCACCAAATGGCGCTTCACGGCTTAATCAAAACATCACTGATGATGCTGGTTGGTCGTATTAACCGTGTACTTCGTCCAAACCTAAAGCTTCACTAATCAGGTAAGCCTTATAAGGGCATTTCGCTGATAATAAAAAAGAGCTCTTCGGAGCTCTTTTTTGATCGTGTTGATTGAGTACTATCGCTGGTTGCAGCTAATTGAAGTAGTTAAGAGGTTGGAGGTAGCACAGAATAAACCACGCCATCTTTCGGTTTACCGTTAAACAGAAATCGATTCTTGGCAATGGTTTCTCGCTCAGCGCCACACTTCTCTATCAGCTTTTGGCTTGGTAGGTTCTCGGTATCGCAGACAATCTCCAAGCGCGTTAACTTCAGTTGCGCAAAGCAAAATTCAAACAAGGCCAGCATCGCTTCTTTGGCTATCCCTCTCCTTTGAAAGTCATCACTCACCCAATAACCTAAACTCGCCATATTGAAGGTGTGATAAAGCTCATTGATCGCCACCATTCCGACCAGCTTATCGGTTTTTCGCTCAAAAATACCAAAACCAAACGCGTCGGCTTTCACCCAGTTCAGGCGAGTTGCTAGAATAAACTTCTCGGCTTCGACGATAGAAAACTCATCGTGGCACCAATCTACCCAAGGTAATAAACTCGGTGAAGATTTGATCAGCTGAGCAAACTCTTGAGCATCTGAGGCTTCAATGATTTTGAGGCTTAGATTTTGTGTATTGATCTGAAAGTCTGGGCTCATAGGACGTACCAAATAACATGTAATGGCTAATAAAACGCCCTCACAATGGAGGGCGTATTGAATGCTTAATACAACTTCAATTCTTTATATCAAGTTCCACTCTCTATAAGAATAGTTGAGCTGCTAGCTGAAGACTGATTACGTGGTTTATTGAGCGACGCGACGTACTTGAATCACCATGCCAAGAAGCGGGTGGTCTAGGTAGTGAGTCTCTGTACTGCGCATGCGACGTTTTTGGTCCATGCGGTAGCTTTTAAGGAACTCTTGCACTTCAACGGTCGGAGAGATCTCAGTAAGGTTACCCACCTGAACATTGCTCTCTGCACCACTTACTGGCGAGTCTAGCTCGATTTGCTGTTCTTGCAGCGTCACTTCACGAACGCTTGGCGCTTTTAAATCCAGAGTCGTTTCAGCATATAGATAGTGCTGTACGTAGATCTGTAGCTTGCCGTCTAATTCGTAAAGCGGTTTATCAATAGTCTCTTCTTGGAAGCCATCTGGGTTTGATGCAGTGACAGCACCTTTCTCAGAGCCGTCGGCATTAAACTGTTTAGAGAAGTCTTTACCTGCTTGAATGTGGAAAACAGGTGCTGAACTTTTACCTTGGTCACCTTGACGCCAAGCAGTATGCATCAGAACTTCAAAGCCTGCGTGTTTGCGTAGCTTGTCCTTCTGAGGCGTTAACTTGTATTCCGAGTAAGGAAGCATCTGCACTCCTTTCTTCGCTCGGTACTGGGTATCTTGAAATGAACCAACGCGCTCAAGTGAAATCTTAGGCTGTGTGTTTGGCCAAGATTCATTTATTTTTTCTGCATCAACAGCGCGCTTAAAAATGATCACTTCTATATCAAATTGTCTCTGCGCCAAACTTGGCAGTGAGACGAACAATAGTAGCAGTGGGATCAGTCTTTTCATTTTTACTCCGTCTTCCAGCCGAACTACCGGCTGGATAATTTATATGTGCAGTGGATTGGGTCTTATGCTGAAGGCAGCAAGTTTTGTCTGAATTCGCCCAATAAATCACTAACAAATTGAATTCGTTTCCGTCTGTCGACCAATGGTATCGTAAACTTGAACTTAGTTGGCCCTTCCATTGAAAACTTTTGCGGTTGAGATTGCAACAGTTTAACAAGGTAGTTCGGGTTTATGTCAGCATCCGGGTAGAATTCGATAAATCCGCCTTTATCGTGCGCTTCAATTTTCTTGGCTTTGATAGATGCCGCCGCTAACTTAAGCTCGGAAACCGATAATAAGTTCTTGGTTGCATCAGGAAGAATACCGAAGCGGTCGATAAGCTCGACTTTTAGCTCTGCAAGTTCATCCGTGTCACTCACGCTCGCAATACGCTTGTATGTTGATAAACGCGTGTTGATGTCTGGAATATAGTCGTCTGGCAATAGTGCAGGCAGACGCATCTCAATTTCAGTTTGTTCACGCAATAGATCATCAAGTGAAGGCTCTCTACCTTCTTTCAATGCTTCTACTGCTTGCTCAAGCATCTCCATGTACAAGGTGAAACCAACCGACTGGATTTGACCACTTTGCTCATCGCCTAATAGCTCACCAGCACCACGAATCTCTAAGTCATGGGTTGCTAGCGTAAAGCCTGCACCTAAGTCTTCAAGTGAAGCAATGGCGTCCAATCGTTTGACCGCGTCTTTGGTCATTGCTTTCGGGGGAGGTGTTAGCAAGTAGGCATAAGCTTGGTGGTGAGAACGGCCCACACGACCACGCAATTGGTGAAGCTGAGCTAAACCAAGGTTATCGGCTCTGTCCATCAAGATAGTATTAGCTGTTGGTACATCGATACCGGTTTCGATGATGGTTGTACACACCAACAAGTTAAAGCGCTGGTGGTAGAAGTCATTCATGATGCGTTCCAGTTCGCGCTCTCGCATCTGGCCATGAGCCACGGTAACGCGCGCTTCTGGAATCAGCTTCTGTAGTAACTCTGCTGTTTTCTCAATCGTGTCGACTTGGTTGTGCAGGAAGTAAACCTGCCCACCACGCATAATTTCACGCAGCACCGCTTCTCTGACGATCGCATCATCACTTTCGCGAACGAAGGTTTTAATTGCCAAGCGTCGTGCGGGTGGTGTTGCGATGATAGACAAATCACGCATACCACTCATTGCCATGTTCAGCGTTCGCGGGATTGGTGTAGCAGTGAGCGTAAGGATGTCGACATCCGCACGCATTGCTTTCACTTTCTCTTTCTGACGTACACCGAAGCGGTGTTCTTCATCGACAACCAGCAAGCCAAGGTCTTTAAACTTAATATCGCTAGAAAGAAGCTTGTGAGTCCCCACCAAGATGTCGACCTTACCCTCGGCGACATCTTGCATGATCAGCTTTTGCTCTTTAGCTGATTTGAATCGGGATAGAACTTCAACACGAATCGGCAAGTTGGCGAAACGGTCCCTGAAGTTTTCGAAGTGTTGCTGAGCAAGCAGGGTAGTAGGGACTAAAACCGCCACTTGCTTGCTGTTATCGGTACACACGAATGCCGCGCGCATTGCCACTTCTGTCTTACCAAAGCCCACATCACCACACACTAGGCGGTCCATGGCTTTTGCTTGGCACATGTCAGACATCACTGCATTGATGGCCATAGCTTGGTCATCGGTTTCTTCAAATGGGAAACCAGACTTGAAAGTCGCGTATTGGCCACGGTCGAGCACAAATTTGTAGCCAGGTTTCAGCTCACGCTTAGCGTAAACATCAAGTAGCTCCGCTGCAACATCACGGACTTTCTCTGCGGCGCGTTTACGAGCTTTTTGCCACGCTTCGCCACCGAGTTTATGCAGTGGTGCAGAATCTTCAGCGCCACCAGAGTAACGCCCGATTAAGTTCAAAGACGCAACTGGCACGTAGAGCTTGGCATCGTTTTGATACTCAAGCGTTACGTATTCGGTTTTCATGCCGCCGGCTTCGAGTGTTTGCAAGCCGATGTAACGACCAATACCGTGGTCAATGTGCACAACAGGCTGACCCGGTTTAAGTTCTGCCAAGTGGCGAATTACGGTATCGCTATTAACGCTTTTCTTATCTTTCTTACGACGCTGAACAACACGATCGCCAAGTAAGTCGCTTTCACAGATAAGGGCGATGTTGTGCTCTTCATGGATAAAACCGTGTTCAGCAGAGCCAAGGATCAGGCTGAACTTATCTTTGCCTTTAATCGCTTCGTCGAGGTTTTCAACTTCGCTTGGACGAACTTTAATGCCTCGAAGCAACTCACTCAGAGCCTCACGGCGACCTTCAGACTCAACTGAAAAAACCACTTTGCCTTCGAAGGCTTCAGTGAACTTTCTTAGGTTTGCGAGTGGCTCTTTATTCTGATGTTGAACACTGAGGTCAGGCAGTGACGTAACTGGAAGGTTGATGCGTCCAGCTTTCTCTTCAATAGATTCTAAGCTTAGGTTGACCTGTGGTTTCTGTTTGAAGTGTGCGAATAGCTCGTCTTTCTTTAGCCATAGTTGTTCAGGTGTCAGCAGTGGTCGTAATGGATCAACACCGCGCTGTTCGTATCTGTGAGCAACATCAGCAAGGAACGAATCAACAGCTGTTTCTACGTCACCAAGAACTAAGAGTTGCGCTTCATCGGCAACGTAATCAAACAAGGTTTCTGTGTGATCGAAGAACAGCGGTTGCCAATACTCAATACCAGCAGGCCAAGTCCCTTTTGAAACCTGCATATAAACCGATTCTGGTTCGCGGCGGGCATCAAACTGTTGGCGCCAACGAATACGGAAATCTTCAATCGCTGTTTCCGAGGTTGGAAACTCATGAGCAGGCAGAAGGCGAATCTCGGAGATATCTTCGATAGAGCGTTGATTCTCAGGATCGAAGGTACGAATCGTATCGATTTCATCATCAAAGAAGTCTATACGATATGGGTCTTTACTGCCCATTGGGAATAGGTCGAGAATAGAACCACGGCTTGCGTATTCACCTGGGCCAAACACTTGATCAACGTAACGATAGCCTGACTTTTCAAGCTGCAAGCGCAGTTTCTCAAGCGAGTAGAGATCGCCCGTTTTCACCATTAGAGTGTGCTGCAGCAAAAAGTCGCGCGGTGACTGGCGTTGCAATAACGTGCTGATCGGAACGATCGTGATGCCGTCTTTTAATGTCGGCAAAGCATAAAGGCGTGCGATACGATCTGAGATGATCTCTTGGTGCGGCGAAAAGCTGTCGTAAGGCAGTGTTTCCCAGTCTGGGAATAGTGCGACTTCATGCGCCGTAAACTGTTCAATTTCAGATTGTAGCTTAAGTGCGACTTGTGGGTCTGGCACTGCAAGTACGGTATGGCTATTGTGCTGCTCTGCGAGTTTAGCAATGGCCAGAGCGAGAGACGAACCGACTAGGTTACCGATGTGCTTTTTGTCACCGGCACCTTTAAGTTTAGGTAGTGTAAATATGGATTTTTTGGTCATGTTAATTTACTTGTTATCTCGGTCTAGAGAGCGTTGACGCAAGAGTTTCTGTTGTTGATGAAGTGCCGCTTTAATTAGCAGGTCTTGGTCGGTATCGCGAAGATGAGCGTATTTAAATTTGATTTCGAAACCTGAGTCTTTCGCTTCGCTAGCAAATACTTCTGCGTAGCAATAAATGGCTGCAGCTGGGTGCTCTAGGAAAAGTTTGGCTTTTACCAAGCGACCTGGTTCGATGTCTGCTTTTGAAAAGCAGGAAAACTGACTCGCACCAAATGAATAGGTGTGAGTACGAAATTTCTCATCATCTTGCTGCGACAACATAAAGCTCAACAAGAGGTTTAATTTTGAGTTTTGTGCATCCAATAAACTGGTGACATTCTTCAAGTCGCTGTTTTTCAGTTCAGCACGAGCGCTGTCAGCTAACAGATCCAATTGGCTAAATTCACTTGCCACCACAAATGGTGCTGGGATCTCAGATTCGAATTGAATTTGAGAGGGTAAAGTGAAGCCGCTGTCCATTGGTTCAATATTAGCGGTAAGGCTATGGTGAACGGTGAAAAACTCTTGTTCTGTCATGCGTTAGTTCCTTGAAGTGATCTATTGATTATCGCTATGTGGCCGCAGTAATCAAGGTCAGTTAATTGAAAGTC includes:
- a CDS encoding NAD(P)/FAD-dependent oxidoreductase translates to MTKIIVVGGGAGGLELATKLGRTLGRKKRAQITLVDRKASHLWKPLLHEVATGSLDEGVDALSYRAHAKNHYFDFQMGSLNDIDRERKVIALSELKDEHGELLMPSRELEYDILVMALGSTSNDFNTPGVRDNCIFLDSPEQAHRFRTEMNNQFLKLHAKNGQGTVDIAIVGAGATGVELSAELHNAVKELRTYGFGDLDSSKLNVNLVEAGERILPALPPRISSAAHSELTKLGVNVRTNTMVTQADSDGLTTKDGDKIPAQIMVWAAGIKAPDFMKDIGGLETNRINQLVVKNTLQTTLDDNIFAIGDLAQCTQADGSFVPPRAQAAHQMASCAFSNIIAKLNGRDLKDYIYKDKGSLVSLSRFSTVGSLMGNLTKGSMMVEGRIARVVYISLYRMHQMALHGLIKTSLMMLVGRINRVLRPNLKLH
- a CDS encoding GNAT family N-acetyltransferase, translating into MSPDFQINTQNLSLKIIEASDAQEFAQLIKSSPSLLPWVDWCHDEFSIVEAEKFILATRLNWVKADAFGFGIFERKTDKLVGMVAINELYHTFNMASLGYWVSDDFQRRGIAKEAMLALFEFCFAQLKLTRLEIVCDTENLPSQKLIEKCGAERETIAKNRFLFNGKPKDGVVYSVLPPTS
- a CDS encoding peptidoglycan binding protein CsiV, whose product is MKRLIPLLLLFVSLPSLAQRQFDIEVIIFKRAVDAEKINESWPNTQPKISLERVGSFQDTQYRAKKGVQMLPYSEYKLTPQKDKLRKHAGFEVLMHTAWRQGDQGKSSAPVFHIQAGKDFSKQFNADGSEKGAVTASNPDGFQEETIDKPLYELDGKLQIYVQHYLYAETTLDLKAPSVREVTLQEQQIELDSPVSGAESNVQVGNLTEISPTVEVQEFLKSYRMDQKRRMRSTETHYLDHPLLGMVIQVRRVAQ
- the mfd gene encoding transcription-repair coupling factor: MTKKSIFTLPKLKGAGDKKHIGNLVGSSLALAIAKLAEQHNSHTVLAVPDPQVALKLQSEIEQFTAHEVALFPDWETLPYDSFSPHQEIISDRIARLYALPTLKDGITIVPISTLLQRQSPRDFLLQHTLMVKTGDLYSLEKLRLQLEKSGYRYVDQVFGPGEYASRGSILDLFPMGSKDPYRIDFFDDEIDTIRTFDPENQRSIEDISEIRLLPAHEFPTSETAIEDFRIRWRQQFDARREPESVYMQVSKGTWPAGIEYWQPLFFDHTETLFDYVADEAQLLVLGDVETAVDSFLADVAHRYEQRGVDPLRPLLTPEQLWLKKDELFAHFKQKPQVNLSLESIEEKAGRINLPVTSLPDLSVQHQNKEPLANLRKFTEAFEGKVVFSVESEGRREALSELLRGIKVRPSEVENLDEAIKGKDKFSLILGSAEHGFIHEEHNIALICESDLLGDRVVQRRKKDKKSVNSDTVIRHLAELKPGQPVVHIDHGIGRYIGLQTLEAGGMKTEYVTLEYQNDAKLYVPVASLNLIGRYSGGAEDSAPLHKLGGEAWQKARKRAAEKVRDVAAELLDVYAKRELKPGYKFVLDRGQYATFKSGFPFEETDDQAMAINAVMSDMCQAKAMDRLVCGDVGFGKTEVAMRAAFVCTDNSKQVAVLVPTTLLAQQHFENFRDRFANLPIRVEVLSRFKSAKEQKLIMQDVAEGKVDILVGTHKLLSSDIKFKDLGLLVVDEEHRFGVRQKEKVKAMRADVDILTLTATPIPRTLNMAMSGMRDLSIIATPPARRLAIKTFVRESDDAIVREAVLREIMRGGQVYFLHNQVDTIEKTAELLQKLIPEARVTVAHGQMRERELERIMNDFYHQRFNLLVCTTIIETGIDVPTANTILMDRADNLGLAQLHQLRGRVGRSHHQAYAYLLTPPPKAMTKDAVKRLDAIASLEDLGAGFTLATHDLEIRGAGELLGDEQSGQIQSVGFTLYMEMLEQAVEALKEGREPSLDDLLREQTEIEMRLPALLPDDYIPDINTRLSTYKRIASVSDTDELAELKVELIDRFGILPDATKNLLSVSELKLAAASIKAKKIEAHDKGGFIEFYPDADINPNYLVKLLQSQPQKFSMEGPTKFKFTIPLVDRRKRIQFVSDLLGEFRQNLLPSA